The proteins below are encoded in one region of Fimbriimonadaceae bacterium:
- a CDS encoding PEP-CTERM sorting domain-containing protein encodes MRHITILSLAAVAASSFAQFSAGNLAVAVVGDGQTPTSGNLGISVRQFTTAGSQVGSDLSLINLSGGRNITTTYGETSEANITLSGDGRFFMLGGYDLSVRNAGFNTINSDRAVARIDMNGGVDVSTAFKPASGDGVRAVYSADGTDYIATGGDMGLLRGSFPGAPTQVVSGFTSSRTVKAFGSGFMFNGSNAFQGGNGFAFFDGTNVTELFGTPNGASARDFEVVNSTTLYLATSSANTGLVKMTFDGSAWVQSYGLTGTALSGVAFDGNSVYATSSDGTRLMVSTDTGSGFTAWSTLATASANTRFRGVEVVPEPGTMIALGAGVAALASRRRRK; translated from the coding sequence ATGCGACACATCACGATCCTTTCCCTTGCGGCAGTCGCCGCCAGTTCGTTTGCCCAGTTCAGCGCGGGCAACCTCGCCGTCGCCGTCGTGGGTGACGGCCAGACCCCGACGTCCGGCAACCTCGGCATTTCTGTCCGCCAGTTCACGACCGCGGGTAGCCAGGTCGGCAGCGACCTCAGCCTGATCAACCTCTCGGGCGGCCGCAACATCACGACGACCTACGGTGAGACGAGCGAAGCCAACATCACCCTGAGCGGCGACGGTCGGTTCTTCATGCTCGGCGGCTATGACCTCTCGGTCCGCAACGCCGGTTTCAACACGATCAACTCTGACCGCGCCGTGGCCCGCATCGACATGAACGGCGGCGTCGATGTCAGCACTGCCTTCAAGCCGGCTTCTGGCGACGGCGTTCGCGCGGTCTATTCTGCAGACGGCACCGACTATATCGCCACCGGCGGCGACATGGGCCTGCTCCGCGGCAGCTTCCCGGGCGCGCCCACCCAGGTCGTCTCGGGCTTCACCAGCAGCCGCACAGTCAAGGCTTTCGGCAGCGGCTTCATGTTCAACGGCTCGAACGCCTTCCAGGGCGGTAACGGCTTCGCCTTCTTCGACGGCACGAACGTGACGGAGCTCTTCGGGACGCCGAACGGCGCGAGCGCCCGCGACTTCGAGGTTGTCAACAGCACGACGCTCTATCTCGCCACGAGCTCCGCCAACACCGGCCTCGTGAAGATGACCTTCGACGGCAGCGCCTGGGTTCAGTCCTACGGCCTGACGGGCACGGCCCTCTCCGGCGTCGCTTTCGACGGCAACTCGGTCTACGCCACCTCGTCGGACGGCACCCGCCTCATGGTCTCGACGGACACGGGCAGCGGCTTCACCGCGTGGTCGACCCTTGCCACGGCCTCGGCCAACACCCGCTTCCGCGGCGTGGAAGTCGTTCCCGAGCCGGGCACGATGATCGCCCTCGGCGCGGGCGTCGCCGCCCTCGCCTCTCGCCGCCGCCGCAAGTAA
- a CDS encoding ABC transporter ATP-binding protein, whose amino-acid sequence MFDGLTDFTRRAASMVTVRDVRKAFEVPKKPPIQALTGVDLTAEPGRVHGLLGVNGAGKTTLLRILATVIRADSGTATVQGFDVGREPEKVRASIGFLSGSTAVYGRLNPVETLRYFGSLCGMSEEALDKRVGYVVERFGIDSFSDQLCEKLSTGQKQRVGIARAILHDPPVVFFDEPTSGLDVVTKQGVMEFIEECREIGKTVVFSTHVMSEADRVCDDVTIIHDGKVLAAGTKEEFLRQHGAVALEPAFLAAVGYGSAVKA is encoded by the coding sequence TTGTTCGATGGTCTAACGGATTTCACGAGGCGTGCGGCTAGCATGGTGACGGTGCGCGATGTGCGCAAGGCGTTCGAAGTGCCTAAGAAGCCGCCGATCCAGGCTTTGACGGGGGTTGACCTGACGGCCGAGCCGGGGCGGGTGCACGGCCTCCTCGGTGTGAACGGGGCGGGCAAGACCACGCTGCTGCGGATCCTCGCCACCGTGATCCGGGCGGATTCCGGGACGGCCACCGTCCAGGGGTTCGACGTCGGCAGGGAGCCGGAGAAGGTGCGCGCCTCGATCGGGTTCCTTTCTGGTTCGACTGCGGTCTATGGGCGGCTCAATCCCGTGGAGACCCTGCGCTACTTCGGCTCGCTCTGCGGGATGTCAGAGGAGGCGCTCGACAAAAGGGTGGGATATGTCGTGGAGCGTTTCGGCATAGACAGCTTCAGCGACCAGCTTTGCGAGAAACTTTCGACCGGCCAAAAGCAGCGCGTCGGCATTGCCCGCGCCATCCTTCACGACCCACCCGTCGTGTTCTTTGACGAGCCGACTTCCGGGCTCGACGTGGTCACCAAGCAGGGGGTCATGGAGTTCATCGAGGAGTGCCGCGAGATCGGCAAGACAGTGGTCTTTTCCACCCACGTCATGAGCGAGGCAGACCGGGTGTGCGACGACGTCACGATCATCCATGACGGCAAGGTGCTGGCCGCGGGCACGAAAGAAGAGTTCCTGCGGCAGCACGGGGCGGTCGCCCTAGAGCCCGCGTTTTTGGCTGCGGTCGGCTACGGTTCGGCGGTGAAGGCATGA
- a CDS encoding ABC transporter permease: MNRALTIFLKELRETFRDRRVVQAAFVMPVFMILLMVFLFGMLEKKLSEPPRPEIAVVGQEVTGVRAALLKGLAGETKYVADRESGVKMLREGKVKLVVQFDPDFEEKVASGQTKMQIVFDPTNTMSQISAGTVRKAVEALNVQRARATFEAAGYPGNAVEPIKLQESADKPPEGLGGSLLAGLLPYLIVLWAFYGGMSLAADMVAGEKERGTLETLLTTPVSRMDIVVGKALALGTTCLCSAGSSLIALLVVGAMGLPATREMFPSGLSLPVTSVLTLLLVIVSLVAMFTTILMAVSSYAKTMREAQTYLTLVSFAVLMPAVSSQFIGFTGAERAPWIRWTPVLNAAMSLRDALVGRIDWGSTVATVGLSFAIAVVFAMLTVRLFKDERILGKGA, encoded by the coding sequence ATGAATCGCGCCCTGACGATTTTTTTGAAGGAGCTGCGGGAAACGTTCCGAGACCGTCGCGTGGTGCAGGCGGCCTTCGTCATGCCGGTCTTCATGATCCTCCTCATGGTCTTCCTCTTCGGCATGCTGGAGAAGAAACTGAGCGAGCCGCCACGACCAGAGATCGCGGTGGTCGGCCAAGAAGTCACCGGGGTCAGGGCGGCGCTCTTGAAGGGGTTGGCCGGGGAGACCAAGTACGTGGCCGACCGCGAATCGGGGGTCAAGATGCTTCGAGAAGGGAAGGTGAAGCTCGTGGTCCAATTCGATCCGGACTTCGAGGAGAAAGTCGCATCGGGGCAGACGAAGATGCAGATCGTCTTCGACCCGACGAACACCATGTCGCAGATTTCGGCCGGGACCGTGCGCAAGGCGGTCGAAGCTTTGAACGTCCAGCGGGCGCGCGCGACGTTCGAGGCGGCCGGGTATCCGGGTAACGCAGTGGAGCCGATCAAACTCCAAGAGAGCGCCGACAAACCGCCGGAGGGCTTGGGCGGGTCGCTGCTCGCGGGATTGCTGCCGTACCTGATCGTGCTGTGGGCCTTCTATGGGGGGATGAGCCTGGCGGCGGACATGGTCGCAGGGGAGAAAGAACGCGGCACCCTCGAGACGCTCCTCACGACACCGGTCTCGCGGATGGACATCGTCGTCGGCAAGGCGCTTGCGCTGGGCACGACGTGCCTCTGCAGCGCGGGCAGCAGCCTCATCGCCTTGCTCGTGGTCGGGGCTATGGGGTTGCCGGCGACGCGCGAGATGTTCCCCTCGGGACTGTCGCTGCCGGTCACTTCGGTCTTGACCCTGCTCCTGGTGATCGTGAGCCTGGTCGCGATGTTCACCACGATCCTGATGGCGGTCTCGTCCTATGCCAAGACCATGCGTGAAGCCCAGACCTACCTGACCCTGGTGAGCTTCGCCGTGCTCATGCCGGCCGTTTCGAGCCAGTTCATCGGGTTCACGGGGGCGGAGCGGGCCCCTTGGATCCGGTGGACCCCCGTGCTGAACGCGGCCATGAGCCTGCGCGACGCGCTGGTCGGGCGGATCGATTGGGGCAGCACGGTCGCGACCGTCGGGCTGAGCTTCGCGATCGCCGTGGTCTTCGCAATGTTAACAGTGCGCCTCTTCAAGGACGAGCGGATCCTAGGCAAAGGCGCTTGA
- a CDS encoding S8 family serine peptidase yields the protein MARTLLTLAALSAVTLAVASPFGAGGRFGPYIQEKGELEFTGTMIARPYLPSELMKLGASPSRAQALYDAALRQIKPLTLRSYPEVNEFILKVPRGDNENAMSKRFMGTGAFDYVTPNWKKSLAVAPVTPNDPMFGQQWHHTVMQCPLGWFYGSGTSNVTVAVVDTGMDIGHPDLRAAMVRGYNSVDRLPQAQGGKVQDINGHGTHVAGDAAAVGNNGVGVCGVGWGFRIMPIRTSNEPGGGASGEDILAGARWAVDHGAKVVSASYTGVDDPAVETTAQYVEAKGGLFLYAAGNDGRNLSGFQYRSTIVVGASDEADRKAGFSAFGRGVSIFAPGVNILSTTNGGGFGFASGTSMATPVANGAVALIWSISPNLEPADVRDILYATADKIGPASTFSNGRVNVARAAAMAYANRFSKNDIRPASVARVLGTYVSGTLDDVASPNAAGYVLQDEANASGERAAMASVTFDAPTAASSLRYLEPTVTVSATNTATTTAFLYVWNTKTNRWDYLQAQQTGRSGGATLKLRLVDNIGPYVSSDRKVKVGVRVMSGYSRGGRVPDRFKSNLQYANLRAAIKS from the coding sequence ATGGCAAGAACCCTTCTGACCCTCGCCGCGCTTTCCGCGGTCACTCTTGCGGTCGCGTCGCCGTTCGGTGCTGGAGGAAGGTTCGGGCCCTACATCCAAGAAAAGGGAGAGCTGGAGTTCACGGGCACGATGATCGCGCGCCCTTACCTGCCCAGCGAACTTATGAAGCTCGGCGCTAGCCCGAGCCGCGCGCAGGCCCTTTACGATGCCGCCCTGAGGCAGATTAAGCCCCTGACGCTCCGCAGCTACCCAGAGGTGAACGAGTTCATCCTCAAGGTCCCCAGGGGCGACAACGAGAATGCCATGAGCAAGCGCTTCATGGGCACAGGGGCCTTCGACTACGTCACCCCGAACTGGAAGAAGTCGCTCGCCGTTGCCCCAGTGACCCCGAACGACCCGATGTTCGGCCAGCAGTGGCACCACACCGTCATGCAGTGCCCGCTCGGCTGGTTTTATGGAAGTGGGACGTCCAACGTCACCGTCGCGGTGGTGGACACGGGCATGGACATCGGCCACCCGGACCTCCGCGCTGCCATGGTGCGGGGTTACAACTCGGTCGACCGCTTGCCCCAAGCGCAAGGCGGAAAGGTCCAGGACATCAACGGCCACGGCACCCACGTGGCGGGCGACGCGGCCGCGGTCGGCAACAACGGCGTCGGCGTCTGCGGCGTCGGTTGGGGGTTCCGGATCATGCCGATCCGAACCTCGAACGAACCTGGCGGCGGCGCGTCCGGCGAGGACATCCTGGCCGGCGCCCGATGGGCGGTGGACCACGGCGCAAAGGTGGTCAGCGCGAGCTATACCGGCGTCGACGACCCCGCGGTCGAGACCACTGCGCAGTATGTCGAGGCGAAGGGCGGGCTCTTCCTTTACGCGGCCGGCAACGACGGTCGCAACCTCTCCGGGTTCCAGTACCGGTCGACGATCGTCGTCGGCGCCTCGGACGAGGCCGACCGCAAGGCCGGTTTCTCCGCCTTTGGCCGCGGAGTCTCGATCTTCGCGCCGGGCGTGAACATCCTGAGCACCACCAACGGCGGCGGCTTCGGCTTCGCCAGCGGGACGAGCATGGCGACTCCGGTGGCCAACGGTGCGGTGGCCCTTATCTGGTCGATCAGCCCGAACCTCGAACCCGCAGATGTCCGCGACATCCTCTATGCCACGGCTGACAAGATCGGCCCAGCCTCCACGTTCAGCAACGGCCGGGTGAACGTCGCGAGAGCCGCGGCGATGGCCTATGCCAACCGCTTCAGCAAGAACGACATTCGGCCTGCCTCGGTGGCGCGAGTGCTCGGAACTTATGTGAGCGGGACCCTCGACGACGTGGCGAGCCCCAACGCCGCAGGCTACGTCCTGCAGGACGAGGCCAACGCGAGCGGCGAGCGAGCCGCCATGGCGAGCGTGACCTTTGACGCGCCGACCGCCGCCAGCAGCCTGCGCTACCTCGAACCGACCGTCACCGTCTCGGCGACGAACACCGCCACGACGACCGCGTTCCTCTACGTCTGGAACACGAAGACGAACCGCTGGGACTACCTGCAAGCGCAACAGACCGGCCGCTCGGGGGGTGCGACCCTGAAGCTTCGGCTGGTGGACAACATTGGCCCCTACGTCTCGAGCGACCGAAAGGTGAAAGTCGGGGTGCGGGTGATGTCCGGCTACTCACGCGGCGGCCGCGTCCCGGACCGGTTCAAGTCGAACCTCCAGTACGCAAACCTGCGCGCGGCCATCAAGTCCTGA
- a CDS encoding CBS domain-containing protein codes for MQLNNVISKNVFSVDPETQLGQAAQIMRNEGIGMLPVVDRDNQPVGVLTDRDITVRAFAAGIPPTAPVSRAMTSPARTICDDCEVDEALAMMGEAQIGRLVVCDEKGTLSGVISLGDALDHCSADKGAEVGRTLAHRNRNGNGAG; via the coding sequence ATGCAACTCAATAACGTTATCTCGAAGAACGTCTTTTCCGTAGACCCAGAAACGCAGCTCGGCCAAGCCGCCCAGATCATGCGGAACGAAGGTATCGGCATGCTGCCGGTCGTGGACCGGGACAATCAACCGGTCGGGGTTTTGACGGACCGGGACATCACTGTCCGCGCCTTCGCCGCCGGAATCCCGCCGACTGCCCCGGTCAGCCGGGCGATGACCAGCCCCGCCCGCACGATCTGCGACGACTGCGAAGTCGACGAGGCGCTCGCCATGATGGGCGAAGCCCAGATCGGCCGGCTCGTGGTTTGCGACGAGAAGGGTACGTTGAGCGGCGTCATTTCCTTGGGCGATGCGCTGGACCACTGCTCGGCGGACAAGGGCGCAGAGGTCGGACGCACCCTCGCCCACCGAAACCGGAACGGCAACGGCGCAGGCTGA
- a CDS encoding thiolase family protein: MPDVVVLSGVRTPIGAFQGAFAPLTAPQLGAIAIRAALEKAGVSPDQVDEVLMGCVLQGGLGQAPARQAAKGAGVPDSVPCTTVNKVCGSGMKTVMMAAQAIKAGDAQVVVAGGMESMTNAPYAMPAARAGFRLGHAQALDLMIHDGLWDPYNDKHMGMCGDACASTENFSREELDAYAAESYQRALRAQEEGRLGEEIVPVPVPQRKGDPLMVTEDEEPKRGNPAKLPELRPAFNKDGVTTAGNASSLNDGAAAMVVASAEWASAQGLSPIGQVKAYVQYAHAPEWFTTAPAHAIERLLEKAGLTLDQIDLFEINEAFSVVPLYAARKLGIPQAKLNVNGGAVSLGHPIGMSGTRLLMTALHELRRRRGKYAIATPCIGGGEATAVLLTA; encoded by the coding sequence ATGCCTGACGTCGTCGTCCTCTCCGGGGTCCGCACCCCCATTGGCGCATTCCAGGGCGCTTTCGCGCCGCTTACCGCACCCCAACTCGGCGCGATCGCCATCAGGGCCGCGCTCGAGAAGGCGGGCGTCAGCCCCGACCAGGTCGACGAGGTGCTTATGGGCTGCGTTCTGCAGGGCGGGCTCGGCCAGGCCCCCGCTCGGCAGGCCGCCAAGGGGGCGGGCGTCCCCGACAGCGTGCCCTGCACCACCGTCAACAAGGTCTGTGGCAGCGGGATGAAGACGGTCATGATGGCGGCCCAGGCGATCAAGGCAGGCGACGCCCAGGTCGTGGTCGCGGGCGGAATGGAGTCGATGACCAACGCGCCCTACGCCATGCCTGCCGCGCGCGCTGGCTTCCGCCTGGGCCACGCCCAAGCGCTCGACCTCATGATCCATGACGGCCTGTGGGACCCCTATAACGACAAGCACATGGGCATGTGCGGCGACGCCTGCGCCAGCACCGAGAACTTTAGCCGTGAGGAGCTTGACGCCTATGCCGCCGAGAGCTACCAACGCGCCCTGCGCGCCCAAGAAGAGGGCCGGCTGGGCGAGGAGATCGTTCCCGTCCCCGTGCCCCAGCGCAAAGGCGACCCGCTCATGGTGACTGAGGACGAGGAGCCGAAGCGCGGCAACCCGGCCAAGCTGCCGGAGCTCCGCCCCGCCTTCAATAAGGACGGCGTCACCACCGCCGGCAACGCGAGCAGCCTCAACGACGGCGCCGCCGCCATGGTCGTCGCCTCGGCCGAATGGGCTAGCGCCCAAGGGCTGAGCCCGATCGGACAGGTCAAGGCCTATGTGCAGTACGCCCACGCGCCCGAGTGGTTCACCACGGCACCGGCCCATGCCATCGAGCGGCTGCTGGAGAAGGCAGGCCTCACCCTGGACCAGATCGACCTCTTCGAGATCAACGAGGCGTTCTCGGTCGTGCCCTTGTACGCGGCCCGCAAACTCGGCATCCCCCAGGCCAAGCTGAACGTGAACGGCGGCGCGGTCTCCCTCGGCCACCCCATTGGCATGTCCGGCACCCGGCTGCTGATGACGGCTTTGCACGAGCTCCGCCGCCGCCGAGGCAAGTACGCCATCGCTACGCCGTGTATCGGTGGTGGTGAGGCTACGGCGGTTCTGTTGACGGCTTAG
- a CDS encoding DUF1579 domain-containing protein, producing MSETTGKEEFMPAKPGAEHEWLGRMVGDWTFTSESQMPDGSTVIGKGTETVRSLHGMWFITEGKGGMAEGDDMAYISVLGYDQNKGAYVGSWSGSPTSHMFIYEGQRCQEGDCLPLKSTGPDFSDPSKTVEYIDRIDWIDEDTRTLTSLLPGPDGALIEFMKATYKRS from the coding sequence ATGTCCGAAACGACAGGAAAAGAAGAATTCATGCCGGCGAAGCCGGGCGCGGAGCACGAGTGGCTCGGACGAATGGTGGGCGACTGGACCTTCACCAGCGAGTCCCAGATGCCCGACGGCTCCACGGTCATCGGCAAGGGCACCGAAACGGTGCGCTCCCTGCACGGGATGTGGTTCATCACGGAAGGGAAGGGCGGCATGGCGGAGGGCGACGATATGGCTTACATTTCCGTACTTGGCTACGACCAGAACAAGGGGGCGTACGTGGGCTCCTGGAGCGGCTCGCCCACTTCCCACATGTTCATCTATGAGGGCCAGCGCTGCCAGGAAGGCGACTGCCTGCCCCTGAAGAGCACCGGCCCGGACTTTAGCGACCCGTCCAAGACGGTGGAATACATCGACCGTATCGATTGGATCGACGAAGACACGCGGACGCTCACTTCGCTGCTGCCGGGCCCGGACGGCGCGCTCATCGAGTTCATGAAGGCGACCTATAAGAGGAGTTGA
- the trxA gene encoding thioredoxin, with translation MAANMAVSTADFEKEVLQSDVPVLVDFWAEWCGPCKAIGPSIEQIASEMAGKAKVYKVDVDAEGDLATRYGIMSIPALVVFKGGQEVDRMVGAGSKDTIKGFLERHV, from the coding sequence ATGGCAGCGAACATGGCGGTCTCCACCGCAGATTTTGAGAAAGAGGTCCTCCAGTCGGACGTCCCCGTCTTAGTCGACTTCTGGGCCGAATGGTGCGGTCCCTGCAAGGCGATCGGCCCGAGTATCGAACAGATCGCGTCTGAGATGGCCGGCAAGGCCAAGGTCTACAAGGTCGACGTCGACGCCGAGGGCGACTTGGCGACCCGGTACGGGATCATGAGCATCCCAGCCCTGGTGGTCTTCAAGGGCGGCCAAGAGGTCGACCGAATGGTCGGCGCCGGCAGCAAGGACACGATCAAGGGGTTCCTCGAGCGCCACGTCTGA
- a CDS encoding glucose 1-dehydrogenase gives MARVKDKVVIVTGGSLGIGRAACQRLAEEGAKVAVTDLLDEEGRALAEEIGGAYWHLDVSDEAETKTVFSEVVAKWGRLDAVVNNAGIEGANKPTHELTEEEWDRVQAVNTKGVFFCTKHAIPHMLRAGGGSIVNVSSIYGIISAPDIPAYHASKGAVRSMTKTDALLYAKDKIRVNSVHPGFIWTPLVERFLREAGLDIAEGRKALDARHPVGHVGEPDDIAWGIVYLVSDESKFVTGAELVIDGGYICQ, from the coding sequence ATGGCACGCGTTAAAGATAAAGTCGTCATCGTCACGGGTGGCTCCCTCGGAATAGGCCGCGCGGCCTGCCAGAGGCTCGCCGAAGAAGGCGCGAAAGTCGCCGTGACAGATTTGCTCGATGAAGAAGGCCGGGCCTTGGCCGAAGAGATCGGCGGAGCCTATTGGCACCTGGACGTATCCGACGAGGCAGAGACGAAGACCGTCTTTAGCGAAGTCGTCGCCAAGTGGGGCCGCCTCGACGCGGTCGTGAACAACGCGGGCATCGAGGGGGCGAACAAGCCGACCCATGAACTCACCGAAGAGGAGTGGGACCGGGTGCAAGCCGTAAACACCAAAGGCGTGTTCTTCTGCACGAAGCACGCGATCCCGCACATGCTCCGCGCCGGAGGCGGCAGCATCGTCAACGTCTCGAGCATCTACGGGATCATCAGCGCACCGGACATCCCGGCCTACCACGCGAGCAAAGGCGCCGTGCGGTCGATGACGAAGACCGACGCCCTTCTCTACGCAAAGGACAAGATCCGCGTGAACTCGGTCCACCCCGGCTTCATTTGGACGCCGTTGGTCGAACGCTTCCTGCGCGAAGCGGGGTTGGACATAGCCGAGGGTCGCAAGGCGCTTGACGCGCGCCACCCCGTGGGCCACGTGGGCGAACCGGACGACATCGCCTGGGGCATCGTGTACCTCGTCTCCGACGAATCCAAGTTTGTGACGGGCGCGGAGCTGGTCATCGACGGAGGCTACATCTGCCAATGA
- the murJ gene encoding murein biosynthesis integral membrane protein MurJ: MEASEAKPNVARAGWIMMASLVGSRVLGLVRDAVIAGLFGQSAERSAYVLAFGIPDLIFFLVAGGALSSAFIPVFSEYLHTGREEEAWKLFSVVVSVMSVLLIVVIAAAWVFAPQLAYLVAPGKPELHHLIVPISRVLLPAQFAFFIGGIMFGTLYARQVFTVPGLGPNVYNLGIITGGLVLSHFFTPGVLGLGWGALAGAFIGNIVIPLFVMRHLGAKFELTFDLKNEGARKVFRLMLPVVLGLSLPSVFALILNVFATFYKDESLVSALDNANRLVQAPLAIFGQSLAIAAFPALAQFFAQGRMDAFRDQVSSTLRTVVFLAVPATVLLITMPTAIIRLLLEHGAFGPEETARTIMVLRPFAIGIVAWCAQPVLMRAFFAVQQTLTPVVLGTIATAVFLGLCGLSYLLAWPPALLTLSGSIAAVVMAALLLVAIKRQVDGLDIRGILRTLGLALASTAPIAGLWFALDALVVQPHPGKLVAGSVLLLGGLTGAWAYYFAAKRLGMPETAYLDRALKRVGPKSS, encoded by the coding sequence TTGGAGGCTTCAGAAGCAAAGCCGAACGTCGCCCGCGCCGGCTGGATCATGATGGCGAGCCTGGTGGGCAGCCGGGTCTTGGGCCTGGTGAGGGACGCCGTCATCGCAGGCCTCTTCGGCCAATCGGCCGAGCGCAGCGCCTATGTCCTCGCCTTCGGCATCCCGGACCTGATCTTCTTCCTGGTCGCCGGCGGTGCGCTCAGCTCCGCCTTCATTCCCGTCTTCAGCGAGTACCTCCACACCGGTCGCGAGGAGGAGGCGTGGAAGCTTTTCAGCGTCGTGGTCAGCGTGATGTCGGTGCTGTTGATCGTGGTGATCGCCGCCGCTTGGGTCTTCGCACCACAACTGGCCTATCTCGTTGCCCCCGGCAAACCAGAGTTGCACCACCTCATTGTGCCGATCAGCCGGGTCTTGCTCCCCGCCCAGTTCGCCTTCTTCATAGGGGGCATCATGTTCGGGACCCTCTATGCCCGCCAGGTTTTCACCGTGCCTGGCCTCGGGCCGAACGTCTACAACCTCGGCATCATCACGGGCGGGCTCGTCCTCTCCCATTTCTTCACCCCGGGCGTCCTTGGCCTGGGATGGGGCGCGCTTGCAGGGGCCTTCATCGGGAACATCGTGATCCCACTCTTCGTGATGCGGCACCTGGGCGCAAAGTTCGAGCTCACATTCGACCTGAAGAACGAAGGGGCGCGGAAAGTCTTCCGACTCATGTTGCCGGTCGTCCTCGGGCTCTCTCTTCCGAGCGTGTTCGCGCTCATCCTGAACGTCTTCGCGACGTTCTATAAGGACGAGTCGCTGGTCTCGGCCCTGGACAACGCGAACCGGCTCGTCCAAGCGCCGCTCGCCATCTTCGGCCAGTCGCTGGCGATTGCCGCCTTCCCCGCCCTGGCCCAGTTCTTCGCCCAAGGCCGGATGGACGCCTTCCGCGACCAGGTCTCCTCCACCCTCCGCACGGTCGTCTTCCTCGCCGTCCCCGCCACCGTCCTCTTGATCACGATGCCGACGGCGATCATCCGGCTGCTGCTCGAGCACGGCGCGTTCGGCCCGGAGGAGACGGCGCGGACGATCATGGTGCTTCGCCCCTTCGCCATCGGGATCGTGGCGTGGTGCGCCCAGCCCGTGCTGATGCGCGCGTTTTTCGCCGTGCAACAGACGTTGACTCCCGTCGTCCTCGGCACCATTGCGACGGCCGTCTTTCTCGGGCTCTGCGGCCTGAGCTACCTTCTCGCGTGGCCGCCCGCGCTGCTCACCCTCTCGGGCTCGATCGCCGCCGTCGTGATGGCGGCCCTTCTGCTCGTGGCGATCAAGAGGCAGGTCGACGGGCTCGATATCCGTGGGATCCTGCGCACGCTCGGCCTTGCCTTGGCCTCCACGGCGCCTATCGCCGGCTTATGGTTCGCCTTGGACGCGCTCGTGGTGCAGCCGCACCCGGGCAAGCTGGTCGCGGGATCCGTTCTGCTCCTTGGTGGGCTGACCGGCGCGTGGGCGTACTATTTCGCAGCGAAGCGGCTCGGCATGCCAGAGACGGCTTACCTCGACCGCGCGCTGAAGCGGGTCGGGCCAAAGAGTTCATAG